Within the Vibrio tasmaniensis genome, the region CAATATCTTGCCATTGGTTAACTTAAGATCCACGTGATCGTGTTTTGCTGGCGGGAAATCGGCGTCTAACACGCGCAGTGAGCCAGACATCCCAAGGTGAACAATGGCTGTTCCGGTATCGGTTTCTATCAATAAATACTTAGCTCGGCGTGAGATAGAGCGAATCACCTGCCCTTCTAGCTTTTTAAGCTCTTGTGGGATATCCCAGCGCAGCTTGGAGGTACGAAAGGTAAGCGTTTTAATCGTCTCGCCAACTAAATGAGGAGAGATCCCCATGCGGCTTACTTCAACTTCGGGTAATTCAGGCATAGTTAATCGTCCGATAGAGATGGTTTGTCTGATATAGATAGCTTGTCTGATTTAAATGAAGGTTTCGAGCTAAAACTTGGAAACAGGTAGCTCTCTTCAATAGACACCGCCAACCACTGATCATTCCAGTTTTTTAACAACCAGAACTCCGGCAATTGATAATAGGTAATACGCTGGGGCTCTTCTTGGTCTTGATACCAAACCTCAATGGTATGCGGGGTATTCAATTGTGGTGAGAGGTCGGTATAGGTTTGAGAGTCAATTTCGGTGCCCACAAGTTCCTGCCACCTCTGTGACAGCTCTCGTGCATTGATGGTTTGAGGGAAGCTTTCACCTTTAAGCTGGTAAATCCATTGATTGTCTTGTTGAATGACAGACCACTTGGCAAAGTGCAATGCCTGGAGCTCTGCTGCTGGGTTCAGGAGATAAGGATAAGGGCTATCAACCTGCGGCTCAGGCTCGATAAGGTACGCTTTGATCAAAGTTGGAAGGTTTAACACGCCAATAAAAGCGATCACACTGAACATGAGTATGTTGTTCCACCGGCGTCCACGATATCTCATCTGATTCTGCTCATCTAACCTATTGAGTAATCAGTATATCGTGAAAGTGGCAATATTTTCTATGTTGTACGGTTTTCTATCTATCAGACGCTATATCAAACAAGAATAATTGAGTTACTTAAATTTTAGATATAAAAAAACCCAGCTATAAGCTGGGTTTTTAATTTATTCTTCTATAAAAGAAGAGACAAAGGGGCTATCAATTACTTGATTTTAGCTTCTTTGTACATAACGTGCTGGCGAACTACTGGATCAAACTTTTTGATCTCAAATTTGCCTGGCATGTTACGCTTGTTCTTGTCAGTTGTGTAGAAGTGACCAGTTCCAGCAGAAGATACTAGACGGATTTTCTCACGAATGCCTTTAGCCATTGCTTAATTCCTCTTAAACGTTTTCGCCACGTGCACGGATATCAACAAGAACAGCATCGATGCCTTTCTTATCAATAATACGCATGCCTTTAGCAGTTAGACGTAGTTTAACAAAACGTTTTTCGCTCTCTACCCAGAAACGGTGAGTTTGTAGGTTCGGCAGAAAACGACGCTTGGTAGCATTGCGTGCGTGTGAACGGTTGTTACCCGTTACTGGACGCTTACCAGTTACTTGACATACTCGGGACATGAATGTCTCTCCAAATCGTTTCAGCTCGATATCAACCTTGGTGGCCGAACCTCTCTATCAATTCTGAAAATAGAGGTAAAAACCATAATGGAAAATCCATTCAAGGCTATCAAAGGTCGCGTATTATACTAACTTGACATGCATTGCTCAAGACCCGAACAGATCCTTTTTAAGGATTTCGTGATCTTTTTTTGAACAGGGCAGCTATTTGAGTAATCAGAGCTGATTTAAGGTTCTAAAATGTGGGCGGAATGATAGCAGATTTAACGCAACTAACAACCTAAAATGTGATTCAAATCCATCCGCGCTCTGCAAAAGAGATAACTTCGCCATCTCCAACGACAAAATGGTCGAGAATTCGGATGTCCACTAGTGCCAATGCGTCGGTTAATCTACGTGTAATTCGCCTATCTGCTTGGCTTGGCTCTGCGACACCGGAAGGATGGTTGTGCGCTAAGATTAAAGCGGCTGCATTATGATGAAGTGCCCGTTTAACCACTTCTCTCGGGTAAACAGACGCTGCATCGATGGTTCCTTCAAACATCACTTCATCCTTTATTACTCTGTTTTGGTTATCTAGGAACAATATATAGAAGGCTTCTCGCTGGCGATCGCGCAATATACTCGAAAGATACAACTTGGTATGGCTTGGGCTAGTGAGTGCATCGCCTCGAGATAAAGTTTCGGCCAAATAACGTTGCGTCATCTCTAAAACGGCCTGTAACTGGACATATTTCGCCTGCCCCATCCCTTTATGAGCACAAAACTCGGCCTCCGTTGCAGAAAAAAGATGGCGAAGCGAACCAAAATCTTTGATCAACTTATCCGATAACTCTAAAACATTCATTCCTTGTGTGCCCGTTCGAAGAAATATCGCTAACAACTCCGCGTCACTTAAGGAGTCAGGGCCTCTACTCAGTAACTTTTCTCTTGGCATCGACTCAACAGGCATTTTACTTATAGGCATATAAAGGCTATCTAGGGTGATGAATACGATCCATCAGCCTAATCCGTTTGCCTACGGAGAGCTTCCATAGCGTTATAAAGAAGACTAATGCCTAGCAAAACCGTGTAATTGATAAGTTTGATAACATCAACTTGATGAGTGTCAAACCTGTTCCAATTCTGCTTCTAGGCACTAATCCTTTGTTCTGATATCGTTAGTCCCAGAGAAATTAAGGAACAGAATCATGCAAACATTGGTTAATCAACTGGATAACGCTGACCAACAAGGCCTAGCTGGAAAAAAAATCCTACTTGGCATTAGTGGTGGTATCGCAGCTTATAAATGTGCCGAACTGACTCGACGCTTAATCGAACGTGGTGCGCAGGTACAAGTCGTCATGACTAATGCGGCTAAGGAGTTCATTACTCCTCTCACCATGCAAGCTGTCTCTGGAAGGCCAGTGTCTGATAGTTTACTTGATCCTGCTGCTGAAGCTTCCATGGGACACATCGAACTGGCGAAATGGGCTGACCTAGTCTTATTAGCACCCGCAACCGCAGACCTTATTGCGCGCATGACCGCAGGCATGGGTAACGACCTACTGACCACTTTGGTTTTAGCAACCGATGCGCCAGTCGCGGTATCCCCAGCAATGAACCAACAAATGTACAGCCACCCTGCAACTCAAGAGAACATCGCAACGCTAAAACGTCGTGGATGTGAAATCTGGGGTCCGGCAGCTGGTGAACAGGCCTGTGGCGATGTTGGTATGGGGCGTATGTTAGAGCCAATGCAACTGGTCCATCGTTGTGAAGACTTCTTCCAACCTAAACCTCTGACTGGCCGTTCGGTGTTAATTACTGCGGGTCCAACTCGCGAAGCGATCGACCCTGTGCGTTACATTACTAACCACAGCTCGGGCAAGATGGGCTATGCACTGGCTGAAGCGGCCGCGAAACAAGGTGCTACGGTAACTCTAATTAGTGGCCCTGTATCACTCGCGACACCAAATCAGGTTAATCGCATTGATGTAGACAGCGCACAACAGATGTTTGATGCCGTGAATGCCAATGCTGCTCAGCATGATATTTTCATCAGCTGCGCTGCGGTTGCCGATTACCGCCCAGAGACCATTGCAGACCAGAAGCTTAAAAAAGTCGATAGTAAAGATGACATGACCATTCAAATGGTTAAGAACCCAGACATTGTGGCTTCCGTTGCCTCAATGACTGAAGATCGTCCATTTACTGTCGGCTTCGCAGCAGAAACTCAAGATGTCGAGAAGTATGCGCGCGGAAAATTGGAAAGAAAGAACCTCGATATGATTTGTGCTAACGATGTCTCTGTCGAAGGCCAAGGCTTTAATAGTAGTAGTAATGAGTTGCACCTTTATTGGAAAGGTGGCGATAAATCTCTACCTCTAGATAGCAAAGACTCTCTTGGTTTCCAGATCCTTAATCAGATCCAACAGCTTATTGATGCATAAATAAACAATTTTACTCTGACAATATGCTGACACCTCTCGATTCTGTTGACCTAGGTCTTACAAAACTAGGAACAGAATTGAATGGTGTTTATAATCCTTCTTCACTCAATCCTCATCTTTAGGAAAGGAAGTAAATAGATGGCCGGTACTCGAAAATCAAACCGTCGTGAAGAAATCCTGCAAGCTCTAGCACAAATGTTGGAATCGACCGAAGGTGCTTCTCGTATCACAACGGTAAAGTTGGCCA harbors:
- the rpmB gene encoding 50S ribosomal protein L28, producing the protein MSRVCQVTGKRPVTGNNRSHARNATKRRFLPNLQTHRFWVESEKRFVKLRLTAKGMRIIDKKGIDAVLVDIRARGENV
- the coaBC gene encoding bifunctional phosphopantothenoylcysteine decarboxylase/phosphopantothenate--cysteine ligase CoaBC yields the protein MQTLVNQLDNADQQGLAGKKILLGISGGIAAYKCAELTRRLIERGAQVQVVMTNAAKEFITPLTMQAVSGRPVSDSLLDPAAEASMGHIELAKWADLVLLAPATADLIARMTAGMGNDLLTTLVLATDAPVAVSPAMNQQMYSHPATQENIATLKRRGCEIWGPAAGEQACGDVGMGRMLEPMQLVHRCEDFFQPKPLTGRSVLITAGPTREAIDPVRYITNHSSGKMGYALAEAAAKQGATVTLISGPVSLATPNQVNRIDVDSAQQMFDAVNANAAQHDIFISCAAVADYRPETIADQKLKKVDSKDDMTIQMVKNPDIVASVASMTEDRPFTVGFAAETQDVEKYARGKLERKNLDMICANDVSVEGQGFNSSSNELHLYWKGGDKSLPLDSKDSLGFQILNQIQQLIDA
- the rpmG gene encoding 50S ribosomal protein L33 codes for the protein MAKGIREKIRLVSSAGTGHFYTTDKNKRNMPGKFEIKKFDPVVRQHVMYKEAKIK
- the radC gene encoding RadC family protein, coding for MPISKMPVESMPREKLLSRGPDSLSDAELLAIFLRTGTQGMNVLELSDKLIKDFGSLRHLFSATEAEFCAHKGMGQAKYVQLQAVLEMTQRYLAETLSRGDALTSPSHTKLYLSSILRDRQREAFYILFLDNQNRVIKDEVMFEGTIDAASVYPREVVKRALHHNAAALILAHNHPSGVAEPSQADRRITRRLTDALALVDIRILDHFVVGDGEVISFAERGWI